The following are from one region of the Paenibacillus protaetiae genome:
- a CDS encoding CopD family protein, with amino-acid sequence MKLYGQRSFIRGKAAAALVLLLILGVSAFMFPVYSSASSVPSVLSVSSSGVPAAPTADGSRLAGQEAVRAQEGVLLGGQEAVRAQEGVLLGGQETALAQEGVLLGGQEAVRAQEGVLLADNEDYDPHKQVGHEHHEAADSAQWNFGDLLFYAIRIIYYAALLTAAGLMFWFSGIKKDNKVQRDVLGRWAYTSLQSFVLAALMFVFINSAKLMEGQEGGGAEWLRLFTETKVGQSWLAVLVLALLGFAAFKLPDPVKAVWGLLLTGAESWNGHALAASPQTLAVVLDFVHLICAALWVGGLLLLAGLWAKERKEAGRFAETFTGTATAAMAALVVTGVGISIILLPGWSSLFYTNWGRLLTAKTVLVLAVLVVGALLRSRARKRQMPRKALLAADTSLMGAIIIIVGLFTYMTPVPTGEAVAFHQMGETMHYTFNLTPNTVGDNKATLKVWLPEALGAPASVKLIIRSADSKPGKTMNIPLAPFDDKSYESFEGFTRTSYESERFSIADPGNWVAEIEITSPAGEVTVKDIPFRNY; translated from the coding sequence ATGAAATTATACGGGCAGCGATCGTTTATACGCGGTAAAGCTGCTGCCGCGCTTGTTTTATTGTTAATACTCGGCGTCAGCGCCTTTATGTTTCCGGTTTATTCATCCGCATCATCCGTACCGTCAGTATTGTCAGTGTCTTCTTCGGGTGTGCCGGCTGCGCCTACGGCTGACGGCAGCCGTCTTGCCGGACAGGAGGCCGTTCGGGCGCAAGAGGGTGTACTGCTTGGCGGACAGGAGGCCGTTCGGGCGCAAGAGGGTGTACTGCTTGGCGGACAGGAGACCGCTCTAGCGCAAGAGGGCGTGCTGCTTGGCGGACAGGAGGCCGTTCGGGCGCAAGAGGGTGTACTGCTTGCAGACAATGAAGATTATGATCCTCATAAGCAGGTGGGCCATGAGCATCACGAAGCGGCCGACTCCGCCCAGTGGAACTTTGGCGATCTGCTGTTTTATGCAATCCGGATTATATATTATGCCGCTTTATTGACGGCAGCCGGTTTGATGTTCTGGTTTTCAGGCATCAAAAAGGATAATAAGGTGCAGCGCGATGTGCTGGGCAGATGGGCGTATACAAGCCTGCAGTCCTTTGTGCTGGCGGCGCTTATGTTTGTATTTATCAATTCGGCCAAGCTGATGGAAGGGCAGGAAGGCGGCGGGGCCGAATGGCTCCGGCTGTTTACGGAGACGAAAGTCGGCCAGTCCTGGCTTGCAGTACTGGTGCTGGCGCTGCTTGGTTTTGCTGCGTTTAAGCTGCCGGACCCGGTCAAGGCGGTGTGGGGGCTTCTGCTCACAGGGGCCGAGAGCTGGAACGGCCACGCGCTTGCTGCATCGCCGCAGACGTTAGCCGTCGTGCTTGATTTTGTCCATTTGATCTGCGCTGCTTTATGGGTAGGCGGCTTGCTGCTGCTTGCTGGTTTGTGGGCCAAGGAGCGAAAGGAAGCCGGGCGGTTTGCCGAAACCTTTACCGGTACGGCGACTGCCGCTATGGCAGCGCTTGTCGTAACGGGAGTTGGCATTTCAATTATTTTGCTGCCTGGATGGTCCTCTTTGTTCTATACGAATTGGGGCAGGCTGCTGACGGCTAAAACTGTGCTGGTGCTGGCGGTGCTTGTGGTCGGGGCTTTGCTGCGCAGCAGAGCGCGCAAGCGGCAAATGCCGAGGAAGGCGCTTCTTGCGGCAGATACGTCGCTGATGGGCGCAATTATTATTATTGTAGGCTTGTTTACGTATATGACGCCGGTTCCGACCGGCGAAGCGGTGGCGTTTCACCAGATGGGCGAAACGATGCATTATACGTTTAACCTGACGCCTAATACGGTGGGCGATAATAAAGCTACATTAAAAGTATGGCTTCCGGAAGCGCTGGGCGCTCCTGCGTCCGTCAAGTTGATTATCCGTTCGGCTGACAGCAAGCCTGGCAAAACGATGAATATACCGCTGGCTCCGTTCGACGACAAAAGCTACGAGTCGTTTGAAGGTTTTACGCGGACATCGTACGAGTCGGAGCGCTTTTCGATAGCCGATCCCGGCAACTGGGTGGCGGAGATCGAAATTACCAGTCCGGCGGGCGAGGTAACGGTGAAAGATATTCCATTCCGCAACTATTAG
- a CDS encoding gamma-glutamylcyclotransferase family protein: MNEARVFLYGTLLPGQSNHHIVKPHVIEAEIGAIEGRLVDFGGYPAVVRDGTTTLVKGQWIKVGRAGLAAMDKLEEFYGYEESNDYLRVWVRDAVRKHIGGWVYIWESDRGCPTIRTGYWPDHYKRKMEKAD; encoded by the coding sequence GTGAACGAAGCAAGGGTGTTTTTGTACGGCACGCTGCTGCCGGGGCAATCCAACCATCATATTGTAAAACCGCATGTCATTGAAGCGGAAATCGGGGCAATTGAAGGCCGGCTTGTCGACTTTGGCGGCTATCCGGCAGTTGTGCGGGACGGCACAACAACGCTTGTGAAAGGGCAGTGGATCAAGGTCGGCAGAGCAGGACTTGCGGCAATGGATAAGCTGGAGGAGTTTTACGGCTACGAGGAATCTAACGATTATTTGCGCGTATGGGTAAGAGATGCCGTCAGGAAGCATATCGGCGGATGGGTGTACATTTGGGAATCCGACCGGGGATGCCCGACAATCCGGACCGGATACTGGCCGGATCACTATAAACGCAAGATGGAAAAAGCCGATTAA
- a CDS encoding LamB/YcsF family protein, with the protein MRKIPSNALTVDLNCDFGEGYSLYRFGQEDELLAVVTSVNIACGFHAGDPHTMRETAAKAAAAGAAIGAHPGLPDRLGFGRRAMAVTPQEVYDFTLYQLGALQAIVKAEGGRLRHVKPHGALYHMAGADEAIAEAVVKASLAIDAQLMMYGQSGSLLLDAASRLGMAAVSEVFADRAYEADGSLAPRSKPGATLTDPEQAAKQAVSLAADGFAYTAGGGRAAVQADTICLHGDGPHAAVFARHIKLALEAEGILLAPPQFLQSKGE; encoded by the coding sequence ATGAGGAAGATTCCATCAAACGCGTTAACCGTTGATTTGAACTGCGATTTCGGAGAAGGCTACAGTTTGTACCGGTTTGGGCAGGAAGATGAGCTGCTGGCTGTGGTGACCAGCGTCAATATCGCCTGCGGTTTTCATGCCGGCGATCCTCATACGATGCGGGAAACAGCCGCCAAAGCGGCAGCCGCAGGCGCAGCGATCGGCGCTCACCCGGGATTGCCGGACCGGCTTGGCTTCGGCCGCCGGGCTATGGCGGTTACGCCGCAGGAAGTGTACGACTTTACGCTTTATCAGCTCGGCGCCCTGCAAGCTATTGTGAAGGCGGAAGGAGGACGGCTGCGGCATGTAAAGCCGCATGGCGCTTTGTATCATATGGCTGGTGCCGATGAAGCCATTGCAGAGGCTGTTGTGAAAGCGTCGCTCGCGATTGACGCTCAGCTGATGATGTACGGGCAATCCGGCAGCCTGCTCCTTGACGCAGCAAGCAGGCTTGGCATGGCGGCCGTATCCGAGGTGTTTGCCGACCGGGCGTACGAAGCGGACGGCAGCCTGGCGCCGCGGTCGAAGCCGGGGGCAACGCTCACAGATCCGGAGCAGGCTGCCAAACAGGCTGTATCGCTTGCCGCCGACGGTTTTGCGTATACGGCCGGCGGCGGGCGTGCAGCGGTGCAAGCCGATACGATCTGCCTGCACGGAGACGGCCCGCATGCGGCGGTTTTTGCCCGGCATATTAAACTGGCGCTTGAAGCTGAAGGCATCCTGTTAGCTCCGCCTCAATTTTTGCAATCGAAGGGGGAATAG
- the pxpB gene encoding 5-oxoprolinase subunit PxpB, whose amino-acid sequence MYRITPFGDRAVTITAAGTDSRTAIAAAARLLSRLNEPWLTDIIPAYETITAVYCPAMLPELARGAAEASSRQSAFRYVSEKLLACLAASDTAEYQAAENRTVHIPVCYGGEYGPDLAVAAEQAGLTEQQYAAAHAQAEFTAAMIGFMPGFPYLAGLPAELDLPRKQEPRMAVPAGSVAVAAGQSCIYPLQSPGGWQLIGRTPLQLFDANREEPAFIRIGDHVKFVPVSRQEYGLLLQQEEREALQRRTAGLAASAADSDQHDGRIGLEVIRPGLSAAIQDQGRAGFRHIGVTGGGAMDSYAMRIANSLVGNSRGAAVLEMELVGPELAVRQDLLVAICGADMEPQADGEELPMWRPVLLKRGVTLRFGSAVSGCRAYLAAAGGFGVPAVMGSRSTDTRAGFGGLAGRRLAAGDVLPCGAAGGGVALSSRATAMVAALEQRRAASATPAGRPHGWAAAPWYAPPGAYAGGSGEDGIELRAMPAEGRLSEAAALFRERYIAAPASDRMGVRLAGLPIADAPGAEPLSRGVIPGAVQLPPGGRPIVLAADCQTTGGYPVIAHIASADMPLLAQVKPGDTVRLKEISAEEAQQLDLQHERQLRALELAVRSKLLRTTAAY is encoded by the coding sequence ATGTATCGGATTACGCCGTTTGGGGACAGGGCGGTAACGATAACAGCAGCGGGTACGGACAGTCGTACGGCGATAGCGGCTGCTGCCCGGCTGCTGAGCCGGCTGAACGAGCCGTGGCTGACGGACATTATTCCTGCCTATGAGACGATAACCGCCGTCTACTGCCCTGCGATGCTGCCCGAGCTGGCGCGAGGAGCGGCGGAAGCCAGCAGCCGGCAGTCTGCTTTCCGCTATGTATCGGAGAAGCTGCTGGCCTGTCTGGCTGCTTCGGATACTGCCGAATATCAGGCCGCAGAAAACCGTACAGTCCATATCCCGGTTTGTTATGGCGGGGAATACGGGCCGGATTTGGCGGTTGCTGCCGAGCAGGCAGGCTTGACCGAACAGCAATATGCCGCAGCCCATGCACAAGCTGAATTTACAGCGGCTATGATCGGATTTATGCCGGGATTTCCTTATTTGGCCGGACTTCCTGCGGAACTGGACCTGCCGCGCAAGCAGGAGCCTCGCATGGCGGTGCCGGCAGGCTCCGTCGCTGTTGCGGCCGGGCAAAGCTGCATTTATCCGCTGCAATCGCCGGGCGGCTGGCAGTTGATCGGAAGAACGCCGCTTCAGCTGTTTGATGCGAACCGTGAAGAACCGGCCTTCATTCGGATAGGGGATCATGTGAAGTTCGTGCCGGTTTCCAGGCAGGAATACGGCCTCTTGCTGCAGCAAGAGGAGCGGGAAGCTTTGCAGCGCCGCACAGCCGGATTGGCTGCTTCTGCGGCGGATTCCGATCAGCATGACGGCCGGATCGGGCTTGAAGTTATTAGGCCGGGATTGTCCGCAGCTATACAAGATCAGGGCAGGGCTGGCTTCCGGCATATCGGCGTAACAGGCGGTGGGGCTATGGATTCCTATGCAATGCGCATAGCGAACAGTCTGGTCGGCAACAGCCGCGGAGCCGCCGTGCTGGAGATGGAGCTTGTTGGCCCTGAGCTGGCAGTCCGGCAAGATTTGCTTGTGGCGATATGCGGGGCGGATATGGAACCGCAGGCAGACGGCGAGGAGCTGCCGATGTGGCGCCCTGTGCTGCTAAAGCGCGGCGTCACGCTGCGTTTCGGCTCCGCCGTAAGCGGCTGCCGCGCATATCTTGCGGCAGCCGGCGGTTTTGGCGTGCCTGCGGTTATGGGCAGCCGCAGCACCGATACGCGCGCCGGCTTCGGCGGTTTGGCCGGCCGGCGGCTTGCGGCTGGCGACGTTTTGCCTTGCGGCGCCGCCGGAGGCGGGGTTGCCCTGTCGTCCCGGGCAACCGCCATGGTGGCTGCGCTGGAGCAGCGGCGCGCCGCCAGCGCTACACCGGCCGGCCGCCCGCATGGCTGGGCGGCCGCGCCTTGGTATGCGCCGCCGGGAGCGTATGCCGGCGGCAGCGGCGAAGACGGCATCGAGTTGCGCGCGATGCCGGCAGAGGGGCGGCTCAGCGAAGCCGCCGCCTTGTTCCGGGAGCGGTACATCGCCGCTCCCGCATCGGACCGGATGGGGGTCCGCCTCGCTGGCCTCCCGATAGCAGACGCGCCGGGAGCGGAGCCGCTGTCGCGCGGGGTTATTCCCGGCGCCGTGCAGCTTCCGCCCGGCGGCCGGCCGATTGTGCTGGCCGCCGACTGCCAAACAACCGGCGGCTATCCGGTCATTGCGCATATCGCTTCCGCCGATATGCCCCTGCTCGCTCAGGTGAAACCGGGGGATACGGTACGGCTGAAAGAAATTTCGGCGGAGGAAGCGCAGCAGCTGGACCTGCAGCATGAACGGCAGCTGCGGGCGCTGGAGCTGGCGGTGCGGAGCAAGCTTCTGCGGACGACTGCTGCGTATTGA
- a CDS encoding ABC transporter substrate-binding protein, whose protein sequence is MRWGKFQPFAVLTLTGMLLLSACSGGNNNENKNNSSNTAPSNNGGSASTDPANTAADTSPVTFSFFGADTSPNWNNMQDEVGKMITEKTGVTLNAEFDVGSGGGQSKIALMAASGQYPDLIYAKGELGKLVDADAIIDLTDLIDKYAPNIKKIFGDNMNRLKYSKDNPAIYSIPTNVGVNQQVFDAGGGFEVQLRVLKELGYPQIKTLDDYENVLKEYVAKHPTTDGQPTIPLTLNADDWKIMITVTNPAFLSTGAPDDGEYYVDPSTYEAKLHYKRPEEKDYFRWLNKMYNEGLLDKDTFVQKDDQYQAKIASGRVLGLISQEWEYGNAENALKAAGKNDYTYGHFPVTLNDQYQDHEMQSVGVDGYGISITKNTKDPVRAIKFLDWLASDEGQVLINWGIEGKQYNVQDGKRVIPADIQDKKTNDNANFTKSTGIGLYGVFTAHYGDGVKDPSGNYYTTNFPEQIQASYSDAEKEALKGYNATTWKDLFPSETDLPVKEWGALYNMQVPTDGDYQVIYQKTQDIVRKRIPEAVLAKPGDFDKVYDSFLAELDKAGAAKMEAEYTQLVKNRVSLFTGKDIQ, encoded by the coding sequence ATGAGATGGGGGAAATTCCAGCCGTTTGCCGTACTCACGTTGACCGGGATGCTGCTGCTCAGCGCATGCAGCGGCGGCAATAACAATGAGAATAAAAATAACAGCAGCAATACGGCTCCCAGCAATAACGGAGGCAGCGCAAGCACGGATCCGGCTAATACCGCCGCCGATACATCGCCGGTTACGTTCTCGTTTTTTGGCGCTGACACCAGCCCGAACTGGAACAATATGCAGGATGAAGTAGGCAAAATGATTACTGAAAAAACCGGCGTAACGCTTAATGCCGAGTTTGACGTAGGCAGCGGCGGCGGTCAAAGCAAAATCGCGCTGATGGCGGCAAGCGGCCAATATCCGGACCTGATTTATGCAAAAGGCGAGCTCGGCAAGCTGGTCGATGCCGATGCCATTATTGATTTGACCGATCTTATTGATAAATACGCGCCAAACATTAAAAAGATTTTCGGCGACAATATGAACCGCCTGAAATACAGCAAAGATAACCCGGCAATCTATTCCATTCCGACCAACGTCGGCGTTAACCAGCAAGTATTCGATGCGGGCGGCGGCTTTGAAGTCCAACTGCGCGTATTGAAAGAACTGGGGTATCCGCAAATTAAAACGTTGGATGATTACGAAAATGTGCTGAAGGAATATGTAGCCAAGCATCCGACGACAGACGGCCAGCCGACCATTCCGCTGACGCTGAATGCGGATGACTGGAAAATTATGATTACGGTGACAAACCCGGCGTTTCTGTCGACAGGCGCGCCGGACGACGGCGAATATTATGTAGACCCGTCTACTTACGAAGCGAAGCTGCACTACAAGCGCCCGGAAGAAAAGGATTATTTCCGCTGGCTGAACAAAATGTACAACGAAGGACTGCTGGACAAAGATACGTTCGTGCAAAAGGATGACCAATACCAGGCGAAAATCGCCAGCGGCCGCGTGCTTGGCTTGATCTCGCAGGAATGGGAATACGGCAATGCCGAGAACGCGCTGAAAGCGGCCGGCAAAAACGATTACACGTACGGCCATTTCCCGGTGACGCTTAATGACCAGTACCAAGACCATGAAATGCAGTCGGTTGGCGTAGACGGCTACGGCATCAGCATTACGAAAAACACAAAAGATCCGGTCCGCGCCATCAAATTCCTCGACTGGCTTGCATCGGACGAAGGCCAAGTGCTCATCAACTGGGGGATCGAAGGCAAACAGTACAACGTACAAGACGGCAAACGCGTAATTCCGGCGGATATTCAAGACAAAAAAACAAACGACAACGCCAACTTCACCAAGTCGACCGGCATCGGCCTGTACGGCGTATTCACCGCTCATTACGGCGACGGTGTCAAAGATCCAAGCGGCAACTATTACACGACGAACTTCCCTGAGCAAATTCAAGCCAGCTACTCGGATGCAGAGAAAGAAGCGCTGAAAGGCTACAATGCGACAACGTGGAAAGATTTGTTCCCTAGCGAAACCGATCTGCCGGTCAAAGAGTGGGGCGCGCTGTACAACATGCAGGTTCCAACCGACGGCGATTATCAAGTAATTTATCAGAAAACGCAGGACATCGTCCGCAAACGTATTCCGGAAGCGGTGCTTGCGAAACCGGGCGACTTCGACAAAGTGTATGACAGCTTCCTGGCCGAGCTGGATAAAGCCGGCGCGGCGAAGATGGAAGCGGAGTATACGCAGCTGGTTAAAAACAGAGTGTCGCTGTTTACAGGCAAAGACATTCAATAA
- a CDS encoding carbohydrate ABC transporter permease, whose amino-acid sequence MAGKAFNLTRSERVFNIVNYTLLGLVLVVTLYPFLNVLAISLNDSTDTVRGGIYIWPRQFTLDNYNTIFGYTSLIQGFKISVYRTLIGTVLGLISSSMLAYTLSRPDFRSRKFISTFLALTMYFSGGMVPVYILMRDLHLIGTFGIYVLPGIVSAFNVFVIRSFIDGLPYALQESAKLDGANDFQVYYRVILPLCKPVLATIALFLAVGQWNSWFDTYLYNGNKPDLTTLQYELMKILDSTQQGSAMANANDLANQMAQVSPESIKMAITIVVTVPILVVYPFLQRYFVGGMTLGAVKA is encoded by the coding sequence ATGGCAGGCAAAGCTTTTAACCTTACCAGAAGCGAGCGGGTTTTCAACATTGTCAATTATACGCTGCTCGGCCTTGTGCTCGTCGTGACGCTTTATCCGTTTCTGAACGTGCTGGCCATATCGCTTAACGATTCTACGGATACGGTACGCGGCGGCATTTATATATGGCCAAGGCAGTTTACGCTGGACAACTACAATACGATATTTGGTTACACCTCCTTGATTCAAGGGTTTAAAATATCCGTTTACCGGACGCTAATCGGCACCGTGCTTGGTCTGATCAGCTCCTCGATGCTGGCGTATACGTTAAGCCGCCCGGATTTTAGAAGCCGCAAATTTATTTCCACTTTTCTGGCGTTAACGATGTATTTCTCCGGCGGCATGGTTCCGGTCTATATTCTGATGCGCGACCTGCATCTGATCGGCACGTTTGGCATCTATGTGCTGCCGGGTATTGTAAGCGCCTTTAACGTATTTGTCATCCGTTCATTTATCGACGGCTTGCCGTACGCGCTGCAGGAATCGGCCAAGCTGGACGGCGCCAACGATTTTCAAGTGTATTACCGCGTTATCCTGCCGCTCTGCAAGCCGGTGCTGGCGACCATCGCCTTGTTCCTGGCGGTTGGGCAGTGGAACTCCTGGTTTGATACGTATTTGTACAATGGCAATAAACCCGATTTGACGACGCTCCAATACGAGCTGATGAAAATATTGGACAGCACGCAGCAGGGCAGCGCCATGGCGAACGCCAACGATTTGGCCAACCAGATGGCGCAAGTTTCGCCGGAGTCGATCAAGATGGCGATTACGATCGTCGTTACCGTTCCGATCCTTGTCGTCTATCCGTTTCTGCAGCGGTATTTTGTAGGGGGCATGACGCTCGGAGCCGTTAAAGCTTAA
- a CDS encoding ABC transporter permease encodes MEALTTNNESVTVKPRKKTGFWRSVIRQKYLYLMSIPFVIWLFVFNYLPLWGWTMAFQNYKPSRSFGEQEWVGLDQFSRLFQDDQFYLVLRNTLAMSLMGLVVGFLFPIVFAILLNEVKNMGFKRITQTVSYLPHFVSWVVVAGIISSMLSLDGIVNQLLVWLHILDEPVQFMAKGKWFWGIVTGSDVWKETGWNAIIYLAAITGIDKELYEAARVDGAGRFRQMWNITMPGIRSTIMVLFIMSIGHLLSIGFEKQMLLGNSLVSDYSQVLDLYALNYGIKIAHFSYGTAISMFNSVISIILLFTANGLFKKFAKESIM; translated from the coding sequence ATGGAAGCGCTGACAACGAATAATGAAAGCGTTACCGTTAAACCGCGTAAAAAAACGGGCTTCTGGCGCAGTGTTATCCGGCAAAAATATTTGTATTTGATGTCCATTCCTTTTGTCATTTGGCTGTTTGTTTTTAACTACTTGCCGTTATGGGGCTGGACGATGGCATTTCAGAACTATAAGCCGTCCAGATCGTTTGGCGAGCAGGAATGGGTAGGGCTTGACCAATTCAGCAGGCTGTTCCAGGACGACCAGTTTTATCTTGTATTGCGCAATACGCTGGCGATGAGCCTGATGGGCCTGGTTGTCGGATTTTTGTTTCCGATTGTGTTTGCGATATTGCTGAATGAAGTAAAAAATATGGGCTTCAAACGGATTACCCAGACGGTTTCGTATTTGCCCCACTTCGTATCGTGGGTTGTTGTAGCCGGCATTATTAGCAGCATGCTTTCGTTGGACGGAATCGTCAATCAGCTGCTTGTCTGGCTGCACATTCTGGATGAGCCTGTCCAGTTTATGGCCAAAGGCAAATGGTTCTGGGGAATTGTCACCGGCTCGGATGTGTGGAAGGAAACCGGCTGGAACGCCATCATCTATTTGGCGGCGATCACCGGCATCGACAAGGAGCTGTATGAAGCGGCGCGGGTAGACGGCGCCGGGCGTTTCCGGCAAATGTGGAACATTACGATGCCGGGCATCCGTTCCACTATCATGGTGTTGTTCATTATGTCCATCGGCCATCTGCTCAGCATCGGGTTCGAGAAGCAAATGCTGCTCGGCAACAGCCTCGTGTCCGACTACTCGCAGGTGCTTGACCTATACGCCTTAAACTACGGCATTAAAATCGCCCATTTCTCTTACGGGACGGCTATCAGCATGTTCAACTCCGTCATCAGTATTATCCTGCTGTTTACAGCGAACGGCTTGTTCAAAAAATTCGCGAAAGAAAGCATCATGTAA